Proteins co-encoded in one Malus sylvestris chromosome 7, drMalSylv7.2, whole genome shotgun sequence genomic window:
- the LOC126629127 gene encoding protein RNA-directed DNA methylation 3-like isoform X10, translated as MASKGKGIAAGGGFSGGKRKHDDDKSGGGRKRSNPGVLRFFEDAAAESDDEIDSDFDDDFMDEEFETEPVAQNDPGKAHNLPFVPKEEDLDGEEFEKMMEERYRSGSSYATYAEDNFENKRSIDGNVLPSVKDPVIWKVKCMVGRERHSAFCMMQKFVDFRSLGTKLQIVSAFAVEHIKGFVFIEADKQSDINEACKGICSIYPSRVMPVPNNEVSHLLSPRTKSNGITAGMWARVKNGNYKGDLAQVVFVNDLRKRATLKLIPRIDLQAMAAKFGGGGTRKKRPAPAPRLISSNELEEFRPLIQYRTDRESGMKFEFLDGLMFKDGYLYKKVSIDSLSFWGVMPSEEELLKFKPSENTKNEDEDWLTELYGTTEKKRRTIKIEEGGGKGEGSSGSMGKGEGSSGSMGKGEGSSGSMGKGEGSSGPMGKGEGSSQSMGKGEGSSGSKGKGEGSSGSMGKGEDSSTSMGKGGGSSGSGGSGFELYDLVCFGRKDFGLVIGMEKDDSYKILKEGVEGPIVLMVQKRELKNVLSDMKFTALDRHMKAICVSDTVKVSEGLLEGRQGIVKQIYRGTIFLYDENQSENGGYFCSKSQMCEKVKLYIDSSKEMDGDSGALGFGDFMSSPKSPLSPKKPWQERDSNFNQGDKDGMFSIGQTVRIRVGPLKGYLCRILAIRRADITVKLDSQQKVLTVTKEHISEVRGKSSSVLISEDPESSLKPFDLLGTEGGSNDWTNGAGVSAGGDGWNAGGASAGGGGWNAGGASGDSNSWASANPINDVKKDDDTSWGSKAAPSTASSWGAAAGAPADNNNQGAGWGKSDAWGKSSAKTEGDSSAPDNNDQGAGWGKRDTWGKSSAKTGADSSAPADNNDQGTGWGKSDSWGKSSSKTGGDSSAPHNNDQGAGSGRSGSWGQKAEPAGTSKLDSWGKGKNVVEAGSWGKNSDAPSGDISSPGWGQQKSWDKGNAVSSDGPAWGKPQNKATGNWSSKDESSAGDAGWKSSVPAENVQTGSWGKAGGGSTESKQDGSSSWGKPAGDSWGKQTGGSSWGKQADVTAGGVGNNGGKWGKGSVTNEEQSGGGGDQVSKWGQKGTWNSGSSETGGNQESSWGKKSDGNIGSTSSGGNQNSTWGKTINLNSGSGDTGGNLDSSWGKKSTWNSQSSENSGNQDSSWGKKSDWKSGSDDTGGNHDSTWGKKSSWNSGSGDADQKSSWGSKSSWNSTDGGNGDQPEDSSGGRGGRGFGDGGRRGGFGGRGGGGGSGACFKCGESGHMSRECPQGGGGGKGGACFKCGESGHMSRECPQGGGGGKGGACFKCGESGHMARDCSQGGGGYGGGNRSGGGGGGACYKCGESGHMARDCSQGGGSYGGGSRSGGGGGSGACFKCGESGHMARECPQGGGGGSSGACYKCGESGHMARDCSQGGGGYGGGGRSGGGGGGASGGCYKCGQSGHFARECPNSG; from the exons ATGGCGTCGAAGGGAAAGGGGATCGCCGCCGGAGGTGGATTCTCCGGCGGGAAGCGCAAGCACGACGACGACAAGTCCGGTGGTGGCCGGAAGAGGAGCAACCCCGGCGTCCTCAGATTCTTCGAAGACGCCGCtgccgaatccgacgacgaaaTCGACAGTGATTTCGATGACG ATTTTATGGACGAAGAATTTGAAACAGAACCTGTAGCCCAGAATGACCCAGGGAAAGCACATAACCTTCCATTCGTTCCTAAAGAGGAGGATCTGGATGGTGAAGAATTTGAAAAAATGATGGAAGAACGATACAGGAGTGGTTCTAGCTATGCAACCTATGCTGAAGATAATTTTGAGAACAAAAGGTCGATTGATGGAAATGTTCTGCCTTCTGTTAAGGATCCAGTCATCTGGAAAGTGAAATGCATG GTTGGACGTGAGAGGCATTCAGCTTTCTGTATGATGCAAAAGTTTGTTGACTTCCGATCACTAGGTACCAAACTACAGATTGTTTCTGCATTTGCTGTTGAGCACATCAAGGGTTTTGTTTTCATTGAAGCTGACAAGCAGTCTGATATTAATGAG GCATGTAAAGGAATTTGTAGTATATACCCTTCCCGAGTAATGCCAGTTCCAAATAACGAAGTTTCTCATTTGCTGTCTCCTCGGACTAAATCCAATGGAATTACTGCTGGCATGTGGGCCCGTGTGAAGAATGGGAACTACAAGGGTGATTTGGCACAG GTTGTGTTTGTGAACGATTTACGAAAAAGAGCGACCTTAAAGCTGATCCCCAGAATTGATCTTCAAGCAATGGCTGCAAAATTT GGTGGAGGAGGTACTAGAAAGAAAAGGCCTGCTCCTGCCCCGAGATTGATCAGCTCAAACGAACTCGA GGAGTTCCGCCCTCTCATTCAGTACAGGACTGATCGTGAAAGTGGCATGAAGTTTGAGTTTCTTGATGGTCTGATGTTCAAGGATGGATATTTGTACAAAAAAGTATCAATAGATTCATTAAGCTTCTGGGGTGTTATGCCATCAGAAGAGGAACTACTGAAATTCAAACCTTCTGAGAACACCAAAAATGAGGATGAGGACTGGCTTACTGAACTTTATGGTAcaacagaaaagaaaaggcgGACCATCAAAATTGAAGAAGGTGGTGGTAAAGGAGAGGGTTCATCAGGTTCTATGGGGAAAGGAGAGGGTTCATCAGGGTCTATGGGGAAAGGAGAGGGCTCATCAGGGTCTATGGGGAAAGGAGAGGGTTCATCAGGACCTATGGGGAAAGGAGAGGGCTCATCGCAGTCTATGGGGAAAGGAGAGGGTTCATCTGGGTCCAAGGGGAAAGGAGAAGGTTCATCAGGTTCTATGGGGAAGGGAGAGGACTCATCAACGTCTATGGGGAAAGGCGGGGGTTCTTCAGGTTCTGGTGGGAGTGGTTTTGAACTGTATGATCTTGTTTGTTTTGG CCGGAAAGATTTTGGTCTTGTAATAGGCATGGAGAAAGATGATAGTTACAAG ATTCTGAAAGAGGGAGTGGAAGGACCTATTGTGCTGATGGTTCAGAAACGTGAGTTAAAGAATGTTCTTTCTGATATGAAATTTACGGCTTTAGATCGGCACATGAAGGCCATATGCGTTAGTGATACTGTCAAAGTGTCGGAAGGACTGTTGGAG GGTAGGCAGGGTATTGTTAAGCAAATATATAGAGGCACCATATTCTTGTATGATGAGAACCAGTCAGAAAATGGTGGTTATTTTTGCTCAAAATCCCAAATGTGTGAGAAAGTTAAGCTTTACATTGATTCTAGCAAAGAAATG GATGGGGACTCAGGTGCTCTGGGTTTTGGAGATTTCATGTCGTCTCCTAAATCCCCGCTATCGCCAAAAAAGCCATGGCAAGAAAGGGATAGTAACT TCAATCAGGGTGATAAAGATGGAATGTTCTCAATTGGTCAAACTGTAAGAATCCGTGTGGGTCCGTTGAAGGGATACCTCTGTCGAATCTTGGCTATACGTCGTGCTGATATTACTGTTAAGCTTGATTCTCAGCAAAAGGTTCTCACAG TTACAAAAGAGCATATTTCTGAAGTTCGTGGAAAGAGTTCTAGTGTGCTGATTAG TGAGGATCCGGAGTCCAGTTTAAAACCATTTGATTTGCTCGGAACGGAAGGAGGGTCCAATG ACTGGACAAATGGAGCTGGGGTATCTGCTGGGGGTGATGGGTGGAATGCTGGAGGGGCATCAGCCGGGGGTGGTGGGTGGAATGCTGGAGGGGCATCTGGTGATAG TAATTCTTGGGCTAGTGCAAATCCTATTAATGATGTGAAAAAAG ATGATGATACTTCTTGGGGGAGCAAAGCAGCTCCAAGTACAGCTTCGTCCTGGGGTGCAGCAGCAGGAGCACCTGCAGATAACAACAATCAAGGTGCTGGCTGGGGAAAAAGTGATGCTTGGGGAAAATCAAGTGCCAAAACTGAAGGTGACAGTAGTGCACCAGATAACAATGATCAAGGTGCTGGCTGGGGAAAAAGAGACACTTGGGGAAAATCAAGTGCTAAAACTGGGGCTGACAGCAGCGCACCAGCAGATAATAATGATCAAGGCACTGGCTGGGGAAAAAGCGACTCATGGGGGAAATCAAGTTCTAAAACTGGGGGTGACAGCAGTGCCCCACATAACAATGATCAGGGTGCTGGCTCGGGAAGAAGTGGCTCTTGGGGGCAGAAGGCTGAACCTGCTGGGACGAGTAAACTGGATTCATGGGGCAAGGGTAAAAATGTTGTTGAAGCAGGATCATGGGGAAAGAATTCTGATGCACCATCTGGGGATATTTCAAGTCCTGGGTGGGGTCAACAGAAATCTTGGGACAAAGGAAATGCAGTCAGTAGTGATGGGCCTGCTTGGGGTAAGCCTCAGAATAAAGCCACAGGGAACTGGAGCAGTAAAGATGAATCAAGTGCTGGCGATGCAGGGTGGAAAAGTTCAGTACCAGCTGAAAATGTTCAGACTGGAAGCTGGGGTAAGGCAGGTGGCGGTTCAACCGAGAGTAAACAAGATGGCAGTTCTTCTTGGGGTAAGCCAGCTGGAGATTCATGGGGTAAACAAACTGGAGGCTCTTCATGGGGTAAACAAGCTGATGTAACCGCTGGCGGAGTGGGGAACAACGGAGGCAAGTGGGGCAAAGGATCTGTCACCAATGAAGAACAAAGTGGTGGAGGGGGAGATCAGGTTTCTAAATGGGGCCAAAAAGGCACTTGGAACTCAGGATCTAGTGAGACTGGTGGCAATCAAGAATCTAGTTGGGGTAAGAAAAGCGATGGGAACATCGGATCTACTTCCTCAGGTGGGAACCAAAATTCTACTTGGGGCAAGACAATCAATTTGAACTCTGGATCTGGTGACACTGGTGGAAATCTTGATTCTAGTTGGGGGAAGAAGAGTACTTGGAATTCTCAATCTAGTGAGAATAGTGGCAATCAAGATTCTAGTTGGGGGAAGAAAAGTGATTGGAAATCTGGATCTGATGACACCGGTGGGAACCATGATTCAACTTGGGGCAAAAAAAGTAGTTGGAACTCAGGATCTGGTGATGCAGATCAGAAATCTAGTTGGGGCAGTAAAAGCAGTTGGAATTCAACAGATGGTGGGAATGGAGACCAACCTGAGGATTCAAGTGGTGGGAGAGGTGGACGGGGTTTTGGAGATGGTGGGCGTAGAGGGGGTTTTGGGGGAAGAGGTGGAGGCGGGGGCAGTGGTGCTTGCTTCAAATGTGGTGAGTCCGGGCACATGTCGAGGGAGTGTCCCCAGGGCGGTGGAGGTGGTAAAGGTGGTGCTTGCTTCAAGTGTGGTGAGTCTGGGCACATGTCGAGGGAGTGCCCCCAGGGCGGTGGAGGCGGTAAAG GTGGTGCTTGCTTCAAGTGCGGTGAGTCCGGGCACATGGCAAGGGACTGCTCCCAAGGCGGTGGGGGCTATGGTGGTGGCAACCGCAGcggtggtggaggtggtggtgctTGCTACAAGTGTGGTGAGTCGGGGCACATGGCGAGGGACTGCTCCCAGGGCGGTGGAAGCTATGGTGGTGGCAGCCGTAGCGGTGGAGGTGGCGGCAGTGGTGCTTGCTTCAAGTGTGGTGAGTCAGGGCACATGGCGAGGGAGTGCCCCCAGGGCGGTGGAGGTGGTAGCAGTGGTGCTTGCTACAAATGTGGTGAGTCTGGGCACATGGCGAGGGATTGCTCCCAGGGCGGTGGAGGCTATGGTGGTGGTGGCCGTAGCGGTGGTGGAGGCGGTGGTGCTTCCGGTGGCTGCTACAAGTGCGGACAGTCCGGCCATTTCGCAAGGGAGTGCCCCAACAGTGGTTAA
- the LOC126629127 gene encoding protein RNA-directed DNA methylation 3-like isoform X11 — protein sequence MASKGKGIAAGGGFSGGKRKHDDDKSGGGRKRSNPGVLRFFEDAAAESDDEIDSDFDDDFMDEEFETEPVAQNDPGKAHNLPFVPKEEDLDGEEFEKMMEERYRSGSSYATYAEDNFENKRSIDGNVLPSVKDPVIWKVKCMVGRERHSAFCMMQKFVDFRSLGTKLQIVSAFAVEHIKGFVFIEADKQSDINEACKGICSIYPSRVMPVPNNEVSHLLSPRTKSNGITAGMWARVKNGNYKGDLAQVVFVNDLRKRATLKLIPRIDLQAMAAKFGGGGTRKKRPAPAPRLISSNELEEFRPLIQYRTDRESGMKFEFLDGLMFKDGYLYKKVSIDSLSFWGVMPSEEELLKFKPSENTKNEDEDWLTELYGTTEKKRRTIKIEEGGGKGEGSSGSMGKGEGSSGSMGKGEGSSGSMGKGEGSSGPMGKGEGSSQSMGKGEGSSGSKGKGEGSSGSMGKGEDSSTSMGKGGGSSGSGGSGFELYDLVCFGRKDFGLVIGMEKDDSYKILKEGVEGPIVLMVQKRELKNVLSDMKFTALDRHMKAICVSDTVKVSEGLLEGRQGIVKQIYRGTIFLYDENQSENGGYFCSKSQMCEKVKLYIDSSKEMDGDSGALGFGDFMSSPKSPLSPKKPWQERDSNFNQGDKDGMFSIGQTVRIRVGPLKGYLCRILAIRRADITVKLDSQQKVLTVTKEHISEVRGKSSSVLISEDPESSLKPFDLLGTEGGSNDWTNGAGVSAGGDGWNAGGASAGGGGWNAGGASGDSNSWASANPINDVKKDDDTSWGSKAAPSTASSWGAAAGAPADNNNQGAGWGKSDAWGKSSAKTEGDSSAPDNNDQGAGWGKRDTWGKSSAKTGADSSAPADNNDQGTGWGKSDSWGKSSSKTGGDSSAPHNNDQGAGSGRSGSWGQKAEPAGTSKLDSWGKGKNVVEAGSWGKNSDAPSGDISSPGWGQQKSWDKGNAVSSDGPAWGKPQNKATGNWSSKDESSAGDAGWKSSVPAENVQTGSWGKAGGGSTESKQDGSSSWGKPAGDSWGKQTGGSSWGKQADVTAGGVGNNGGKWGKGSVTNEEQSGGGGDQVSKWGQKGTWNSGSSETGGNQESSWGKKSDGNIGSTSSGGNQNSTWGKTINLNSGSGDTGGNLDSSWGKKSTWNSQSSENSGNQDSSWGKKSDWKSGSDDTGGNHDSTWGKKSSWNSGSGDADQKSSWGSKSSWNSTDGGNGDQPEDSSGGRGGRGFGDGGRRGGFGGRGGGGGSGACFKCGESGHMSRECPQGGGGGKGGACFKCGEAGHMSRECPQGGGGGGGGACFKCGESGHMARDCSQGGGGYGGGNRSGGGGGGACYKCGESGHMARDCSQGGGSYGGGSRSGGGGGSGACFKCGESGHMARECPQGGGGGSSGACYKCGESGHMARDCSQGGGGYGGGGRSGGGGGGASGGCYKCGQSGHFARECPNSG from the exons ATGGCGTCGAAGGGAAAGGGGATCGCCGCCGGAGGTGGATTCTCCGGCGGGAAGCGCAAGCACGACGACGACAAGTCCGGTGGTGGCCGGAAGAGGAGCAACCCCGGCGTCCTCAGATTCTTCGAAGACGCCGCtgccgaatccgacgacgaaaTCGACAGTGATTTCGATGACG ATTTTATGGACGAAGAATTTGAAACAGAACCTGTAGCCCAGAATGACCCAGGGAAAGCACATAACCTTCCATTCGTTCCTAAAGAGGAGGATCTGGATGGTGAAGAATTTGAAAAAATGATGGAAGAACGATACAGGAGTGGTTCTAGCTATGCAACCTATGCTGAAGATAATTTTGAGAACAAAAGGTCGATTGATGGAAATGTTCTGCCTTCTGTTAAGGATCCAGTCATCTGGAAAGTGAAATGCATG GTTGGACGTGAGAGGCATTCAGCTTTCTGTATGATGCAAAAGTTTGTTGACTTCCGATCACTAGGTACCAAACTACAGATTGTTTCTGCATTTGCTGTTGAGCACATCAAGGGTTTTGTTTTCATTGAAGCTGACAAGCAGTCTGATATTAATGAG GCATGTAAAGGAATTTGTAGTATATACCCTTCCCGAGTAATGCCAGTTCCAAATAACGAAGTTTCTCATTTGCTGTCTCCTCGGACTAAATCCAATGGAATTACTGCTGGCATGTGGGCCCGTGTGAAGAATGGGAACTACAAGGGTGATTTGGCACAG GTTGTGTTTGTGAACGATTTACGAAAAAGAGCGACCTTAAAGCTGATCCCCAGAATTGATCTTCAAGCAATGGCTGCAAAATTT GGTGGAGGAGGTACTAGAAAGAAAAGGCCTGCTCCTGCCCCGAGATTGATCAGCTCAAACGAACTCGA GGAGTTCCGCCCTCTCATTCAGTACAGGACTGATCGTGAAAGTGGCATGAAGTTTGAGTTTCTTGATGGTCTGATGTTCAAGGATGGATATTTGTACAAAAAAGTATCAATAGATTCATTAAGCTTCTGGGGTGTTATGCCATCAGAAGAGGAACTACTGAAATTCAAACCTTCTGAGAACACCAAAAATGAGGATGAGGACTGGCTTACTGAACTTTATGGTAcaacagaaaagaaaaggcgGACCATCAAAATTGAAGAAGGTGGTGGTAAAGGAGAGGGTTCATCAGGTTCTATGGGGAAAGGAGAGGGTTCATCAGGGTCTATGGGGAAAGGAGAGGGCTCATCAGGGTCTATGGGGAAAGGAGAGGGTTCATCAGGACCTATGGGGAAAGGAGAGGGCTCATCGCAGTCTATGGGGAAAGGAGAGGGTTCATCTGGGTCCAAGGGGAAAGGAGAAGGTTCATCAGGTTCTATGGGGAAGGGAGAGGACTCATCAACGTCTATGGGGAAAGGCGGGGGTTCTTCAGGTTCTGGTGGGAGTGGTTTTGAACTGTATGATCTTGTTTGTTTTGG CCGGAAAGATTTTGGTCTTGTAATAGGCATGGAGAAAGATGATAGTTACAAG ATTCTGAAAGAGGGAGTGGAAGGACCTATTGTGCTGATGGTTCAGAAACGTGAGTTAAAGAATGTTCTTTCTGATATGAAATTTACGGCTTTAGATCGGCACATGAAGGCCATATGCGTTAGTGATACTGTCAAAGTGTCGGAAGGACTGTTGGAG GGTAGGCAGGGTATTGTTAAGCAAATATATAGAGGCACCATATTCTTGTATGATGAGAACCAGTCAGAAAATGGTGGTTATTTTTGCTCAAAATCCCAAATGTGTGAGAAAGTTAAGCTTTACATTGATTCTAGCAAAGAAATG GATGGGGACTCAGGTGCTCTGGGTTTTGGAGATTTCATGTCGTCTCCTAAATCCCCGCTATCGCCAAAAAAGCCATGGCAAGAAAGGGATAGTAACT TCAATCAGGGTGATAAAGATGGAATGTTCTCAATTGGTCAAACTGTAAGAATCCGTGTGGGTCCGTTGAAGGGATACCTCTGTCGAATCTTGGCTATACGTCGTGCTGATATTACTGTTAAGCTTGATTCTCAGCAAAAGGTTCTCACAG TTACAAAAGAGCATATTTCTGAAGTTCGTGGAAAGAGTTCTAGTGTGCTGATTAG TGAGGATCCGGAGTCCAGTTTAAAACCATTTGATTTGCTCGGAACGGAAGGAGGGTCCAATG ACTGGACAAATGGAGCTGGGGTATCTGCTGGGGGTGATGGGTGGAATGCTGGAGGGGCATCAGCCGGGGGTGGTGGGTGGAATGCTGGAGGGGCATCTGGTGATAG TAATTCTTGGGCTAGTGCAAATCCTATTAATGATGTGAAAAAAG ATGATGATACTTCTTGGGGGAGCAAAGCAGCTCCAAGTACAGCTTCGTCCTGGGGTGCAGCAGCAGGAGCACCTGCAGATAACAACAATCAAGGTGCTGGCTGGGGAAAAAGTGATGCTTGGGGAAAATCAAGTGCCAAAACTGAAGGTGACAGTAGTGCACCAGATAACAATGATCAAGGTGCTGGCTGGGGAAAAAGAGACACTTGGGGAAAATCAAGTGCTAAAACTGGGGCTGACAGCAGCGCACCAGCAGATAATAATGATCAAGGCACTGGCTGGGGAAAAAGCGACTCATGGGGGAAATCAAGTTCTAAAACTGGGGGTGACAGCAGTGCCCCACATAACAATGATCAGGGTGCTGGCTCGGGAAGAAGTGGCTCTTGGGGGCAGAAGGCTGAACCTGCTGGGACGAGTAAACTGGATTCATGGGGCAAGGGTAAAAATGTTGTTGAAGCAGGATCATGGGGAAAGAATTCTGATGCACCATCTGGGGATATTTCAAGTCCTGGGTGGGGTCAACAGAAATCTTGGGACAAAGGAAATGCAGTCAGTAGTGATGGGCCTGCTTGGGGTAAGCCTCAGAATAAAGCCACAGGGAACTGGAGCAGTAAAGATGAATCAAGTGCTGGCGATGCAGGGTGGAAAAGTTCAGTACCAGCTGAAAATGTTCAGACTGGAAGCTGGGGTAAGGCAGGTGGCGGTTCAACCGAGAGTAAACAAGATGGCAGTTCTTCTTGGGGTAAGCCAGCTGGAGATTCATGGGGTAAACAAACTGGAGGCTCTTCATGGGGTAAACAAGCTGATGTAACCGCTGGCGGAGTGGGGAACAACGGAGGCAAGTGGGGCAAAGGATCTGTCACCAATGAAGAACAAAGTGGTGGAGGGGGAGATCAGGTTTCTAAATGGGGCCAAAAAGGCACTTGGAACTCAGGATCTAGTGAGACTGGTGGCAATCAAGAATCTAGTTGGGGTAAGAAAAGCGATGGGAACATCGGATCTACTTCCTCAGGTGGGAACCAAAATTCTACTTGGGGCAAGACAATCAATTTGAACTCTGGATCTGGTGACACTGGTGGAAATCTTGATTCTAGTTGGGGGAAGAAGAGTACTTGGAATTCTCAATCTAGTGAGAATAGTGGCAATCAAGATTCTAGTTGGGGGAAGAAAAGTGATTGGAAATCTGGATCTGATGACACCGGTGGGAACCATGATTCAACTTGGGGCAAAAAAAGTAGTTGGAACTCAGGATCTGGTGATGCAGATCAGAAATCTAGTTGGGGCAGTAAAAGCAGTTGGAATTCAACAGATGGTGGGAATGGAGACCAACCTGAGGATTCAAGTGGTGGGAGAGGTGGACGGGGTTTTGGAGATGGTGGGCGTAGAGGGGGTTTTGGGGGAAGAGGTGGAGGCGGGGGCA GTGGTGCTTGCTTCAAGTGTGGTGAGTCCGGGCACATGTCAAGGGAGTGCCCCCAGGGTGGTGGAGGCGGTAAAGGTGGTGCTTGCTTCAAATGTGGTGAGGCAGGGCACATGTCGAGGGAGTGCCCCCAGGGCGGTGGAGGTGGTGGAGGTGGTGCTTGCTTCAAGTGCGGTGAGTCCGGGCACATGGCAAGGGACTGCTCCCAAGGCGGTGGGGGCTATGGTGGTGGCAACCGCAGcggtggtggaggtggtggtgctTGCTACAAGTGTGGTGAGTCGGGGCACATGGCGAGGGACTGCTCCCAGGGCGGTGGAAGCTATGGTGGTGGCAGCCGTAGCGGTGGAGGTGGCGGCAGTGGTGCTTGCTTCAAGTGTGGTGAGTCAGGGCACATGGCGAGGGAGTGCCCCCAGGGCGGTGGAGGTGGTAGCAGTGGTGCTTGCTACAAATGTGGTGAGTCTGGGCACATGGCGAGGGATTGCTCCCAGGGCGGTGGAGGCTATGGTGGTGGTGGCCGTAGCGGTGGTGGAGGCGGTGGTGCTTCCGGTGGCTGCTACAAGTGCGGACAGTCCGGCCATTTCGCAAGGGAGTGCCCCAACAGTGGTTAA